The genomic segment tgatttggcgctatataaataaaattgaattgaattgaattgaattacagCAGAAGTATACTCCATAATGTGTTGTACAATATTATATCTATattatatctatttttcatctattgtatttaccaacatcaagaagtcacaagcaaagaaagaccacaCTATGGAACAAGTTTAAACAAGCAAAGTTTACTGatgaaaattatttattaaacaaataaacataacaattttttttaccccaaaaaatacattttcaaagcAACACAATGGTGGCCCAATATCAGACAGAATTGTAAACTCCACTCTGTAGAATGGGCAGTCATCATGAAGTAGTTCATTTGATTTtgtagattcaagctgctcttcatatttttgtccaccagatgtcaccagagaggactgtgttgaaatgCTTAGAGTAATGAACCGTATTTCAACACAAGCTTcaatgcttcagaaagcttcatttggccatcagtACCTATAATCCAGGCAAGGCAGGCTTAAAGTGCTGGAGCTGAATGTGAGCTGTTTGGACAACAATAATGCTCTTTCTGAAGCAGAGGTCATCCAGAGCTCTGTGGCTGTGGATAATTAATGGATCCTGACTGCGCTACTTACTGGGAGTGCAGGTGAACACTTTCTCTAACATCTCTGTCTCAGTACCACAAGGACAGATAAAGAAAATCTTTACCCCCATAGCACAATACCTGCATTAAATTTAGATTTAAGCCGCTTATAGTATCATGTTTAGACTTTCATTTATTAAcctcttcatattttttaaaaatgtttttctatgCCATGATGAGCTCTAAACCCTCTCTGAAATTCTTCAAATAAACCATGGACAATTTAAAACAGCTCATTTAAGaagtttcaaagtaaaagcactGTTGGACTGTAATGAACTTTAACAGCTGGATATAGTACCAGGTATTTAAGCAATTGTTTATTTATAGCCAGCTTAAAAGCCTGCAGCACATAGCCTGTTGGTATTATACATTGCTAATTACTGTAGTAAGTGCTTCTTTGATATACTTAGTGTGCTGTGCGTGtgattatttataattttttttaaatatatctaaGAGCAACAGAACTGCACAGTGACCAAGCTTGAAATGGTTTATCACATTAAATTAGTACATATATAAAGTACTTTTGACTGCAAATCACATTCACAGAGGTTAGTATACCACCTCATTGGATATATGATCTATCATGGACGAAATGCTAagtggactgattcttatatggCGCTTTCCTGGAGCACTCAtagcgctttatacaacaatCTATCACACACTGATGAATGCGTCTGTGACAAACTGGTGTACAGTATTGAGCTTAAGATGCAAACCACTGGATGAGCCACTCACACACCCCTACATCCTTACATGTAACAGGAAACAGGACATATTAAGGAAATATGAAGGTACAATGATTAAACAGGAATGACACtgatatttaaaaactaaagtaTTTGCTGTAGTTTTACAGTACCATCTACACTATATACTGTAGTCGTGAAGTTCTTCAGACATTACCTGACAGAGCTCAGTGTGAAAACATGGATGTCCAAACAGGTACTGCCTCCTGCATGCTTTGTGTTGATCTTATTCTACACATCATCTTCAATTCAGAAAGATAGTCTACCCTCAGTCACCACTTGCCCTCTTTCCTACAGAGGCCAGTTCTATAAAGCAAGTTCAACATATCCATATTATCCTCATCTGTATACCTCATCTGATTGAACCTACCCCACTACTGACATCAGGCTAAGCAATATTAAAAAGGTTGTATTAAGAAGTGTTTAATTTATAGTGTTAAGAGTTTTGAGTGGTCTGTAAAACTGAAAAGCTGGGAAAAATTAAATTAggttaaaatgaaattaaataaattagtaAAAAATCCAGTTGCGTGTCAACTTATCAGCATCACTGCTACATCATATATGCATAAGAGGGTCTGGCTTAAcacagaagtaaaaaaaaaaatccattgaTGGTTTTCAGGAAAAGTCTTTAAAAATGTTCACAAACTAGAAACCCTCTCATTGCCTGCACGCCAAGGTTTTGTATGTGTTGATTGCTTATCTTGAACACTATCTGCTCCAGAGCATAATTTACTGTGGCGATGTGAAAAGTGGAGCACCTCAATGACAGTAAAACCCAAGGTTAAACCAGAGGTTTCCTCACTAAGCCCAAATCCTGCTTCATATTTCAGGAATACGTGATGGAAAGGCCTAATAGGCAGAACGTCGGACTCTTTCTTTAATGTTACAGCATTTACGTTGCTCCTTCTCAGTCAGTCTGACTTCTAATTCCTTTTcctgcatgtgtttgtgctgctttttgtttgcCTGTGATCAGTGAGCACCCTCGCCTTGTCGTACCAGTGTCCTGTAGAGCATACAGACGACAGCTGTCATTCTCCACTCTGTTGGATGCTGCTCTTGTAGTCTTTTGGGTCACTTGTAGTCTTTTGGACTTAATAGTGCTGGCAGGTACTTTCCCCGGTGCAGGAATGCTGCACCCAGTCGCTGGTTTTACAACACTCAGAGAAGAGTGCACAGACACCCCTTGGCACATGCATTAACAGGTGTCTTAGAGTTGCAGTCTCATCTCTTATGGAAGCTGGGACTGTCAATGATCTGAGAGAACTTTCCAAATGAATCTATTGTGTCCACAGGTTCTTCTGTTTTTGCTACTTTCATGTGGTCACCGATGTTTGCCCCAGGGGAAGGGATTTGATTCAGAGTGCTGATCCTGGGGAGGAACTGGGCCAGGGCTGGATCTCCTCGGTCTAAGCCCTGCAGTCTTTGCCGGTGGTTTCCCAGACTGAGCAGGACTCCATGTCTGTCAGAGATGTAGATGTTGTACCCATCTGGCAAGATCTGCTCTCTGAAGATGCAGTCCTCTCTGCTGTAGGCGTGCTGGAAAAGTTGACATTACATTCACATGTATCACTCTCCACATTCTACAATATACTTTATTGTATCCTTTATTTGAAATAAGTAAAAAATATGGCTTTTTGGCATTTGTTTCgactaaaaatgtatttgtttgctGATCCTATATACATGTTGTACAATGAGGGGTAAGGGTTAACAGGGactattaacaaaaaaaaaaaaacacacaaaaaaaacatacgTAAATGGCACTGCAAGTTCTTCGATGGCTGTTTACTTTGACCAAAGATACCCAGCCAGAGGCCAaggttgttgttggtgctgctggGTCTTTTCATTCAGGTTTTTCCACTTTGCAAACACATCCTGCCCTGCACCACACTGAACAAAGGTTGATGAACTGGTCGACTATTTGAATGAATGACTCTGCTGCATGCAGTGAATATGGAAGCCGATTAACAACATATCACAAGCACGGCAGACCTTGCGTCACTTGTGTCTACAGAAACCTTTCTAGAATAGCCACTGAAGAAGTTTGTAGTCAAAAATTACATCTACTTTCTTTATGGAATAACAGTTCACCACTTAGAGTTCAAATGCCAGCTTGACACCAAGTGAAACTAAAGTATTTATTGAAGTAAAAGCACTGTATCAGAATATAAAGTTTAAACCAGTAATAATCGCATTTCAGTAGAACTGTGCAGATTATGAAATAGAGAAAGATTAATTATTAATCAATCAGATTAAtcagttaaaacatttttccaaCAGGTTTTTGCTTTAGAAAGTTTACAAATAGGACAAAGATGGAGAAGAAGCTTATTTTGGCTGTCTTGTATTTTACTTGTCATGTGTGTCTCCTcatatgaagagaaaaaaacatgacactGCTGAGAAAGGCTCCATTTTAGATGGACCGGTGGTCATCATGGTTACATTGTGATTGTCTGTGTGAGGT from the Oreochromis niloticus isolate F11D_XX linkage group LG1, O_niloticus_UMD_NMBU, whole genome shotgun sequence genome contains:
- the fgf19 gene encoding fibroblast growth factor 19, whose translation is MLLLLIVSIVNMLFGVGMVCMPLSDNGPHIAHGWAQVVRLRHLYATRPGMHLLISEGGQIRGSAVQTLHSLMEIRPVGPGRVVIRGVATARFLCIEDDGTLYSSHAYSREDCIFREQILPDGYNIYISDRHGVLLSLGNHRQRLQGLDRGDPALAQFLPRISTLNQIPSPGANIGDHMKVAKTEEPVDTIDSFGKFSQIIDSPSFHKR